Proteins encoded by one window of Superficieibacter sp. HKU1:
- a CDS encoding type B 50S ribosomal protein L31 produces MKPDIHPHYRTVVFHDTSVDEYFKVGSTIKTDREIELEGVTYPYVTLDVSSASHPYYTGKQKTLSNEGSAARFQQRYGRFIGAKRS; encoded by the coding sequence ATGAAACCGGATATCCATCCGCATTACCGTACCGTCGTGTTTCACGACACCAGCGTGGACGAATATTTTAAAGTCGGCTCTACCATCAAAACCGATCGTGAAATTGAACTGGAAGGGGTGACGTATCCTTACGTTACGCTTGACGTCTCGTCTGCTTCCCACCCTTATTACACCGGGAAACAGAAAACGCTCAGCAATGAAGGCAGTGCCGCGCGTTTCCAGCAGCGCTACGGACGTTTTATTGGCGCGAAAAGGAGCTAA
- the ykgO gene encoding type B 50S ribosomal protein L36, producing the protein MQVLNSLRSAKQRHPDCQIVKRKGRLYVICKSNPRFKAVQGRKKRR; encoded by the coding sequence ATGCAGGTACTGAATTCTTTACGCAGTGCGAAACAGCGCCATCCCGATTGCCAGATTGTGAAGCGCAAGGGACGGCTATATGTTATCTGCAAATCGAATCCGCGCTTTAAAGCGGTGCAGGGCCGTAAGAAAAGACGCTAA
- a CDS encoding GNAT family protein — protein sequence MSELNQFGQPVGSALPDWQPRPHPQRVTLEGQYCKLEPLQSRHASALFSAYSTADDTRSWTWLLREPDASEEAYRQWIESVSELSDPIHFAVIDRRTALPVGTLALMRIDASHGVVEVGHVHFSPRLSQTPMSTEAQWLLMRYAFDTLGYRRYEWKCNSLNEPSRRAAQRLGFQYEGRFRQALVIKGHNRDTDWFSIIDSEWPAVDRALQAWLAADNFAADGRQKRSLQSLRA from the coding sequence ATGAGTGAACTGAATCAATTTGGTCAGCCTGTAGGCAGTGCCCTGCCAGACTGGCAGCCACGCCCTCATCCTCAGCGCGTTACGCTTGAAGGGCAATATTGCAAACTGGAGCCGCTGCAAAGCCGTCACGCCAGCGCCCTGTTTTCAGCGTATTCCACCGCCGACGATACCCGGAGCTGGACCTGGTTATTACGCGAACCGGACGCCAGTGAGGAGGCTTATCGCCAGTGGATTGAGAGCGTATCCGAGCTGAGCGATCCGATCCATTTTGCGGTTATCGACCGGCGAACCGCTCTGCCCGTCGGCACGCTGGCGCTGATGCGGATTGATGCCAGCCATGGCGTTGTCGAGGTGGGACATGTTCACTTTTCGCCGCGGCTCAGCCAGACGCCGATGTCAACTGAAGCCCAGTGGCTGTTGATGCGTTACGCTTTTGACACGCTCGGCTATCGTCGCTATGAATGGAAATGCAACAGTTTGAATGAACCTTCGCGCCGGGCGGCGCAGCGGCTGGGTTTTCAGTATGAAGGGCGTTTTCGCCAGGCGCTGGTCATTAAGGGACACAATCGTGATACCGACTGGTTTTCGATTATCGACAGTGAATGGCCTGCCGTGGATCGGGCGCTGCAGGCCTGGCTTGCCGCCGACAATTTTGCTGCCGACGGCAGGCAGAAACGCTCGCTGCAAAGCCTGCGTGCTTAG